Proteins encoded within one genomic window of Gloeobacter kilaueensis JS1:
- the rsmD gene encoding 16S rRNA (guanine(966)-N(2))-methyltransferase RsmD, producing MSLRIYGNRLLRTPSGLETRPTLGRVRSAVFGRWHDRIDGCRWLDLCAGAGSMGAEALARGAQEALGIELSAATARIAALNWEKVAPGRGTIWKADVLAGIARLVKAIRTFDLIYFDPPYRSALYAPVLAAIADAKLLVADGELAAEHSDDLPDLPEQIETLVRIDRRVYGSTAVSYYRFLAADPAPGCNS from the coding sequence ATGAGTCTTCGCATCTACGGCAACCGGCTCCTGCGCACCCCAAGCGGGCTTGAAACCCGACCAACCCTGGGCCGGGTGCGCTCGGCAGTCTTTGGGCGCTGGCACGACCGCATAGACGGCTGCCGCTGGCTCGATCTGTGCGCTGGAGCGGGTTCGATGGGAGCGGAGGCTCTGGCGCGGGGAGCCCAGGAAGCCCTTGGCATCGAACTTTCGGCAGCCACTGCCCGGATTGCTGCCCTCAACTGGGAAAAAGTCGCTCCCGGCAGGGGCACGATCTGGAAAGCCGACGTACTCGCCGGCATTGCCCGCCTGGTCAAAGCCATCAGAACTTTTGATCTGATCTACTTCGATCCGCCCTACAGAAGCGCCCTCTACGCGCCGGTGCTCGCTGCGATTGCCGACGCAAAATTGCTCGTTGCCGACGGCGAACTGGCTGCCGAGCACAGCGATGACCTGCCGGACCTGCCAGAACAAATAGAAACGCTGGTGCGCATCGATCGGCGCGTCTACGGCAGCACGGCGGTAAGTTACTACCGTTTTTTGGCCGCCGATCCTGCGCCTGGGTGCAACTCCTGA
- a CDS encoding DUF3140 domain-containing protein — MTTTQKDDKTAIEEFRSAVNMSAKELRNWLETDESQSVGQKKAGDSEAIGHHSGEAIVELLTKKSADYTEDDLHQIRRVVSYVHRHMAQKPGGDIEHSRWRYSLMNWGHDPLKS, encoded by the coding sequence ATGACCACCACACAAAAAGACGATAAGACCGCGATCGAAGAGTTTCGCAGCGCAGTCAACATGTCGGCAAAAGAATTGCGCAACTGGCTAGAAACAGACGAGTCACAATCTGTCGGCCAGAAAAAAGCGGGCGACAGCGAAGCGATCGGCCATCACTCCGGAGAGGCGATCGTTGAACTGCTCACCAAAAAATCCGCCGATTACACCGAAGACGACCTGCACCAGATCCGGCGGGTGGTGAGCTACGTCCACCGCCACATGGCCCAGAAGCCTGGCGGCGACATCGAGCACAGCCGCTGGCGCTACTCACTGATGAATTGGGGCCACGATCCGCTCAAATCGTAG
- a CDS encoding DUF2945 domain-containing protein produces the protein MSDTLKVGDRVEWHSSGGTSIGKIKQKLTSPTHIKDHKVNASEEEPQYLVVSDKTGEEAAHKPEALKKLKGDKK, from the coding sequence ATGTCTGACACTCTAAAAGTTGGCGACCGCGTCGAGTGGCACAGCTCAGGCGGCACCTCCATCGGAAAAATCAAGCAAAAACTGACCTCCCCGACCCACATCAAGGACCACAAGGTCAACGCTTCCGAGGAGGAACCCCAGTATCTGGTCGTGAGCGACAAGACCGGTGAAGAAGCGGCCCACAAGCCGGAAGCGCTGAAGAAACTGAAGGGGGACAAGAAATGA
- a CDS encoding Uma2 family endonuclease → MLRSYPKFVPVLVALDCIELEPGSTVTIHGLGWEQFEAYLEELGEGRSARIAYFHGALEIMAPLPAHERPHRFIADVVKAILDAQGRDWEDFGSTTFKKKTADAGLEPDTCFYIQNAQRVRNCLRMDLEVYPPPDLAIEADLTSTTTLAAYQALQVPEVWIYSQNRLTIHLLRDDRYEQSQTSEVFGDLLVAQAIPRLLQQALQQGSSQVLRSLRTRLAEGKEL, encoded by the coding sequence ATGCTGCGTTCTTATCCCAAATTTGTGCCCGTACTTGTTGCGCTTGACTGTATTGAGCTGGAGCCCGGCAGCACAGTGACGATTCACGGCCTGGGCTGGGAACAGTTTGAAGCCTACCTGGAGGAACTGGGTGAAGGCCGTTCCGCTCGCATCGCTTACTTTCACGGCGCTCTGGAAATCATGGCACCATTACCCGCCCATGAACGTCCCCACCGCTTCATCGCTGACGTGGTTAAGGCCATCCTCGATGCCCAGGGACGAGACTGGGAAGACTTCGGCTCGACGACATTCAAAAAAAAGACAGCCGATGCTGGATTAGAGCCGGATACCTGCTTTTACATCCAGAATGCACAGCGGGTGCGCAATTGTCTGCGGATGGACCTGGAAGTTTATCCACCGCCGGACCTCGCGATTGAGGCCGACCTGACATCCACAACGACACTTGCGGCTTACCAGGCTTTACAGGTGCCGGAAGTCTGGATCTACAGCCAGAATCGGCTCACCATCCATTTGCTGCGCGACGACCGCTACGAGCAGTCTCAGACCAGTGAAGTTTTTGGCGATCTACTTGTTGCCCAAGCCATCCCCCGATTGTTGCAGCAGGCGCTTCAGCAGGGCAGCAGCCAGGTATTGCGGTCACTGCGCACTCGCCTTGCCGAGGGCAAGGAGCTGTAA
- a CDS encoding phosphodiester glycosidase family protein translates to MPRLIRPRAAASLALVGTAVSCLLVASFAPVVAAPVLSLSAGRALDAFEVEKRLGVELLDAPQPDSQPVRFFGQQLDLRVLDGPARRFPLEQVQQLTGAAGTVQATQVRLDLPQAHIQALRPLPDADNLRWVIELDRPAFYEVIPTETGLRLSVQATPVAPLEGPPGLQLTVGPAQSELVFVAPPGSYPLVSTLAAPARLVLEWRRSGRFERVQNWGAGLSYREIRTVWEGLPQRLMVAEFDPTRMRLGLLRSATNLHELTALSTLAAAQGAWAAINGSFFNRNTAEALGALRATGRWWTSSVAGLPPRGAVNWQDNLPGFDRLNWSASIRLNDRLFPVAAFNSTVAGNGFALYTPDWGSTYRGRTGETLALVRAGRIESVFESASPNQEVPIPADAQLLVARSEALRAQVRTLAGATAQLDIVPSGDGSLLQAGPLLIKDGQIVLDATAERFQPDVRAPGVARTVIARRGSQGLLIVACHDGTAAGLSLEALARLLLQLGVSDALNLDGGGSSAFYLGSHLRDREAGAFERAIHNGLGLWPR, encoded by the coding sequence GTGCCCAGGCTGATCCGTCCAAGAGCAGCCGCTAGCCTCGCCCTTGTCGGCACAGCCGTCAGCTGTCTTCTCGTCGCCAGCTTTGCTCCCGTAGTAGCGGCTCCGGTGCTCAGCCTCAGTGCCGGACGCGCCCTTGACGCCTTCGAGGTCGAAAAGCGCCTCGGGGTCGAATTGCTCGACGCTCCCCAGCCGGACAGCCAGCCGGTGCGATTTTTTGGTCAACAACTCGACCTGCGGGTGCTGGACGGCCCGGCCCGGCGGTTCCCCCTCGAACAGGTCCAGCAACTGACTGGGGCAGCAGGCACCGTCCAGGCAACCCAGGTGCGCCTGGACCTGCCCCAGGCCCACATCCAGGCTCTGCGCCCACTGCCGGATGCCGACAACCTGCGCTGGGTCATCGAACTGGACCGGCCCGCTTTTTACGAGGTGATTCCAACCGAAACCGGCCTGCGTCTGAGTGTGCAGGCGACGCCAGTTGCCCCGCTCGAAGGCCCTCCTGGTCTGCAGCTTACGGTCGGTCCCGCCCAGAGCGAACTGGTCTTTGTCGCGCCGCCGGGCAGCTATCCGCTCGTCAGCACCCTCGCCGCTCCCGCCCGGCTGGTGCTCGAATGGCGGCGCAGTGGCCGTTTCGAGCGCGTCCAAAACTGGGGAGCGGGCCTCAGCTACCGCGAGATTCGCACCGTCTGGGAAGGACTGCCGCAGCGGCTAATGGTGGCCGAGTTCGACCCGACGCGGATGCGCCTGGGACTTTTGCGCTCCGCTACGAACCTGCACGAACTGACTGCTCTCAGCACTCTGGCCGCCGCTCAGGGGGCCTGGGCAGCGATTAACGGCAGCTTTTTTAACCGCAACACCGCCGAAGCACTCGGAGCATTGCGCGCCACCGGGCGCTGGTGGACCAGCAGCGTCGCGGGCCTGCCCCCGCGCGGAGCCGTGAACTGGCAGGACAATCTACCGGGCTTCGATCGCCTGAACTGGAGTGCTTCGATCCGCCTGAACGATCGGCTGTTTCCCGTTGCAGCTTTTAACAGCACTGTGGCCGGTAACGGATTCGCCCTCTACACCCCGGATTGGGGCAGCACCTACCGGGGGCGAACGGGTGAAACGTTGGCCCTGGTGCGCGCCGGTCGGATCGAGAGCGTCTTTGAGTCAGCAAGCCCAAATCAGGAGGTGCCGATTCCAGCGGATGCTCAGTTGCTGGTGGCCCGCAGCGAGGCTCTGCGCGCCCAGGTGCGTACCCTGGCCGGTGCCACCGCTCAATTGGATATCGTTCCCAGTGGCGACGGCTCGCTGTTGCAGGCGGGACCGCTCTTGATAAAAGACGGGCAGATCGTTCTCGATGCGACGGCGGAGCGCTTTCAGCCGGACGTGCGCGCCCCCGGCGTCGCCCGCACGGTGATCGCCAGACGGGGCAGCCAGGGACTACTCATCGTTGCCTGCCATGACGGCACAGCCGCTGGTCTCTCCCTCGAAGCGCTCGCCCGCCTCCTGCTCCAGTTGGGGGTCAGCGACGCCCTCAACCTCGACGGCGGTGGCTCCAGCGCCTTTTATCTCGGCAGTCACCTGCGCGATCGCGAAGCTGGTGCCTTCGAGCGCGCCATTCACAACGGCCTCGGACTCTGGCCCCGCTAA
- a CDS encoding DUF3007 family protein → MRRIDALLWGLGILVVGGLLYGLLSLFGLSRIGAGLWAQLILVVGLVVWTGSYVFRVAGRKMTFNTQMRNYKEAVLRKRREEQTGAQADPSKSSR, encoded by the coding sequence ATGCGCCGCATCGATGCGCTCCTCTGGGGACTGGGCATTCTGGTAGTGGGCGGTCTGCTCTACGGCCTGCTCTCCCTATTCGGCCTCTCGCGCATCGGCGCTGGTCTGTGGGCGCAACTCATTCTCGTCGTCGGCCTGGTCGTCTGGACAGGCAGCTATGTTTTCCGGGTGGCAGGCCGCAAGATGACCTTCAACACCCAGATGCGCAACTACAAGGAGGCGGTGCTGCGCAAGCGCCGCGAAGAACAAACCGGTGCCCAGGCTGATCCGTCCAAGAGCAGCCGCTAG
- a CDS encoding tyrosine-protein phosphatase, which yields MIDLHVHLVPGVDDGPKDWDVALALARKAYAGGIRTATITPHHMPGTYENTASQIQNYVRQLQAAYEREGIDIQLLPGQEAYPEGDLRERYERGELQTLADGAYLLVDLPQQDCPFYMEQLLFSLQAKGLMTLLAHPERNRSLRHHPERLEAMIQSGVRAVMSAGSMHGAYGPSAQKSAHDFLKRGLIQIVASDAHHPDGPAFFPLQNRPLVESLIGPDRAWEVMERNPQYVLDSKEIPAPLYDLEAEAGATRRKASGGGFWSRLFSRV from the coding sequence GTGATCGATCTACACGTACATCTTGTTCCTGGAGTCGATGACGGCCCCAAGGACTGGGATGTTGCCCTGGCGCTGGCGCGCAAGGCTTACGCAGGCGGAATCCGCACCGCGACGATTACCCCGCACCACATGCCGGGCACCTACGAGAACACGGCCTCCCAGATTCAGAACTACGTGCGCCAGTTGCAGGCGGCCTACGAGCGCGAAGGCATCGATATTCAGCTTTTGCCCGGTCAAGAAGCCTATCCAGAAGGCGACCTGCGCGAGCGCTACGAGCGGGGCGAACTGCAGACGCTGGCCGACGGTGCCTACCTGCTCGTCGATCTGCCCCAGCAAGACTGTCCTTTTTATATGGAGCAGTTGCTCTTTTCGCTGCAGGCCAAAGGACTGATGACGCTGCTTGCCCACCCCGAGCGCAACCGCAGTCTGCGCCACCATCCCGAGCGCCTTGAGGCGATGATCCAGTCGGGGGTGCGGGCGGTGATGAGCGCCGGCAGTATGCACGGTGCCTATGGTCCTTCCGCCCAAAAATCAGCCCACGACTTTCTCAAGCGCGGCCTGATTCAGATCGTTGCCTCAGACGCCCATCACCCGGACGGTCCTGCCTTCTTTCCCTTGCAAAACCGTCCCCTGGTCGAGTCGCTCATCGGCCCGGATCGCGCCTGGGAAGTGATGGAGCGCAATCCCCAGTACGTGCTCGATTCTAAAGAAATTCCTGCTCCCCTCTATGATCTGGAAGCAGAAGCAGGAGCGACGCGCCGGAAGGCGAGCGGCGGCGGTTTCTGGTCGCGTCTTTTTTCGCGGGTATAA
- a CDS encoding tetratricopeptide repeat protein, translating to MFSTRCVLPVCLALLVALAPAATAAGEAADRGLELQLRAALKAQPREPRLWNNLGVSLRRQNRNSEAVSAYRQAVRLDTKYADAYSNLAVALAALGRYDEALSAIRQALKLDRTNPVYRLNLATVYEGLKRYSEAAIEYQAFLQGAGESAPVYARLARIQQQLGRRPQALASWQKAVDLEPENGSYRLAYGQLLVDAGQDFAAIAQLEAAVRLKAMDARSWLLLATLYNAQDQSEAAAAALREAAALDPASARIQNDLGVTLSKLKLYDQAAVALERATSLDPNYAEAWSNLGVVRRQQSKMDEAVAAYQRALAVNDRLPQVYNNLGVLYLDSSREREAVPQFEQALQLEPNYWEARRNLALALVRLGNRTEAADQLKKALDNPLIPSAALAQLQADLRKIQEVTR from the coding sequence ATGTTCTCGACTCGCTGCGTCCTGCCGGTCTGCCTTGCGCTCCTGGTGGCGCTCGCCCCGGCAGCCACCGCCGCCGGAGAAGCAGCCGACAGGGGGCTGGAGTTGCAATTGCGGGCAGCCCTCAAGGCGCAGCCGCGTGAGCCGCGCCTCTGGAACAACCTGGGCGTCAGCCTCCGGCGGCAAAATCGTAACAGCGAGGCGGTGAGCGCCTACCGGCAGGCGGTCCGCCTCGATACCAAGTACGCCGACGCCTACAGCAACCTGGCGGTCGCCCTCGCCGCCCTTGGCCGCTACGACGAAGCTTTAAGTGCGATCCGGCAGGCGCTCAAGCTCGATCGCACCAACCCGGTCTACCGGCTCAACCTGGCCACGGTCTACGAAGGGCTCAAGCGCTACAGCGAAGCGGCGATCGAGTACCAGGCATTTTTGCAGGGGGCCGGGGAGTCTGCTCCGGTCTACGCCCGGCTCGCCAGAATCCAGCAGCAGCTGGGGCGCAGGCCCCAGGCGCTCGCAAGCTGGCAAAAAGCGGTCGATCTGGAGCCTGAGAACGGCAGCTACCGGCTGGCCTACGGGCAGCTACTGGTCGATGCGGGCCAGGACTTTGCCGCCATTGCCCAACTGGAGGCGGCGGTGCGCCTCAAGGCGATGGATGCCCGCTCCTGGCTGTTGCTCGCCACGCTCTACAACGCTCAAGATCAATCCGAAGCGGCGGCGGCAGCCCTGCGGGAGGCGGCAGCCCTCGATCCGGCTTCAGCGCGCATCCAGAACGATCTGGGCGTCACCCTCAGCAAACTGAAACTCTACGATCAGGCGGCGGTGGCCCTGGAACGGGCGACCTCCCTTGACCCCAATTATGCGGAAGCCTGGAGCAATCTCGGGGTCGTTCGCCGACAGCAGAGTAAGATGGACGAGGCGGTAGCGGCCTACCAGCGCGCCCTGGCTGTCAACGACAGACTACCTCAGGTCTACAACAACCTCGGCGTACTCTACCTCGACAGCAGCCGCGAGCGCGAGGCGGTCCCCCAGTTCGAGCAGGCTCTCCAGCTTGAACCCAATTACTGGGAGGCGCGCCGGAACCTGGCGCTGGCCCTCGTTCGTCTGGGCAACCGGACAGAGGCAGCCGACCAGCTTAAAAAGGCGCTCGACAATCCGCTTATTCCCTCTGCAGCGCTCGCCCAACTGCAAGCGGATCTTAGAAAGATACAGGAGGTGACCCGGTGA
- a CDS encoding polysaccharide biosynthesis/export family protein, whose translation MSRNSFRAVPSLLVVAPLLLAAPPVLAQPQGAGPVQSFDLSAAQDGYLLGPGDRLKISVLGSPEFSSEQPVLPDGTVSVYLVGTVPVTNQTVADLSALLERRLAAYIKKPKVSISVQALRPLRIAVSGEVLQPGPRQLQSLLATGSIPNVNANTLPTVSAALAAAGGVTNRADVSAIRLERRTVDGQVIVKKIDLWRLMNEGRVEEDMLLKDGDVLLVPQVAADSPIDSRVIGYSTIAPTKIRVRVLGEVNKVGPFDLDAHSTVFDAIAAAGGMTNYAAPESVEVLSLQRDGRVKNRIVNGNLAFNNDASQNLQLQDQDAVIVRRSLGGELLNGLNTVAAPVSTFANLFFIFRNFRY comes from the coding sequence ATGTCGAGAAATTCCTTCCGGGCAGTGCCCTCTTTGCTGGTGGTTGCGCCGCTGTTGCTGGCGGCTCCTCCGGTGCTGGCCCAGCCGCAGGGCGCAGGGCCGGTTCAAAGTTTTGATCTTTCGGCTGCTCAAGACGGCTACCTGCTCGGTCCCGGCGACCGCCTCAAGATCAGCGTCCTCGGTTCACCAGAATTTAGCAGTGAGCAACCCGTCCTCCCGGATGGGACGGTCTCTGTTTATCTGGTGGGTACGGTTCCAGTGACCAACCAGACGGTCGCGGATCTGAGCGCTCTGCTGGAGCGGCGGCTCGCGGCATATATCAAAAAACCAAAAGTGAGCATCTCCGTACAGGCTCTACGGCCCCTGCGCATCGCCGTCTCTGGGGAAGTGCTGCAGCCAGGACCGCGCCAGCTGCAGTCGCTTCTGGCAACCGGTAGCATCCCCAACGTCAACGCCAACACCCTGCCCACGGTGAGTGCCGCTCTCGCCGCCGCCGGCGGTGTGACCAACCGGGCGGATGTGAGTGCGATCCGCCTGGAGCGGCGGACGGTAGATGGCCAGGTAATCGTCAAAAAAATCGACCTCTGGCGGCTGATGAACGAGGGCAGGGTCGAAGAGGACATGCTCCTTAAAGACGGCGACGTGCTGCTGGTGCCACAGGTGGCAGCAGATAGCCCCATCGATAGTCGGGTGATTGGCTACAGCACGATCGCCCCCACCAAGATCCGCGTGCGCGTGCTGGGGGAGGTCAACAAAGTCGGCCCCTTTGACCTCGATGCCCACTCGACGGTCTTCGATGCGATCGCGGCAGCGGGCGGGATGACCAACTACGCTGCACCCGAGAGCGTCGAAGTGTTGTCGCTCCAGAGAGATGGCAGAGTCAAAAATCGGATCGTCAACGGCAATCTGGCCTTCAACAACGACGCGAGCCAGAACCTGCAGCTGCAGGATCAAGATGCGGTGATTGTCCGCCGCAGCCTTGGAGGAGAATTGCTCAACGGGCTCAACACCGTCGCAGCGCCCGTCAGCACCTTCGCGAATTTGTTTTTTATCTTCCGGAACTTCCGCTATTGA
- a CDS encoding glucose-1-phosphate thymidylyltransferase, with protein MRGLILSGGKGTRLRPLTYTGAKQLVPVANKPILWYGIEAMVASGIHDIGIIISPETGDQVRALTGDGERFGARIRYILQEEPLGLAHAVQIARPFLRDGNFAMYLGDNLIQTGLETLVHRFESAQPEALILLKRVANPTAFGVAELDAQGRVQRLVEKPKQPPSDLALVGVYLFSHLVHKAIDAIRPSARGELEITDAIQQLIAMGSRVESVELTGWWLDTGKKDDLLEANRIILDERTHCPMAGTLDSGSKISGRVCIGSGTRLVRSTVRGPVTIGDDCQIEDTYIGPYTSIAGGVQLKNVDIEHSVVMEGTRISDAGRIVDSLIGQRTVIARHTGKPEAHRFLLGDDSLIEL; from the coding sequence ATGCGCGGATTAATTCTCTCAGGCGGCAAGGGCACGCGGCTGCGTCCGCTCACCTACACCGGGGCCAAGCAACTGGTGCCCGTCGCCAACAAGCCCATCCTCTGGTACGGCATCGAGGCGATGGTCGCCTCGGGCATCCATGATATCGGCATCATCATCTCCCCTGAGACCGGCGATCAGGTGCGCGCCCTCACCGGCGATGGCGAGCGCTTTGGAGCGCGCATCCGCTACATCCTGCAGGAGGAACCGCTGGGACTCGCCCACGCCGTACAGATCGCCCGTCCTTTTTTAAGGGACGGCAATTTTGCGATGTACCTGGGGGACAACCTGATCCAGACCGGGCTTGAGACGCTGGTGCATCGCTTCGAGAGCGCCCAGCCGGAGGCATTGATTTTACTCAAGCGCGTCGCCAACCCGACCGCCTTCGGTGTGGCCGAACTGGACGCCCAGGGCCGGGTGCAGCGGCTCGTCGAAAAGCCAAAGCAGCCCCCCTCGGATCTGGCGCTGGTGGGGGTCTACCTGTTCTCGCACCTGGTCCACAAGGCGATCGACGCGATCCGCCCCTCCGCTCGCGGTGAACTGGAAATCACCGACGCCATCCAGCAGCTGATCGCGATGGGCTCTCGGGTCGAATCGGTCGAACTGACCGGCTGGTGGCTCGATACCGGCAAAAAAGACGACCTGCTCGAAGCGAACCGGATCATCCTCGACGAGCGCACCCACTGCCCGATGGCCGGCACCCTCGATAGCGGAAGCAAAATTTCTGGCCGCGTCTGCATCGGCTCCGGCACCCGTCTGGTGCGATCGACGGTGCGCGGTCCGGTCACGATCGGCGACGACTGCCAGATCGAAGACACTTACATCGGTCCTTATACCAGCATCGCCGGCGGCGTGCAGCTTAAGAACGTCGATATCGAGCACAGCGTCGTCATGGAAGGGACGCGCATCAGCGACGCCGGGCGCATCGTCGATAGTCTGATTGGCCAGCGCACGGTGATTGCCCGCCACACCGGCAAGCCCGAGGCCCACCGCTTTTTGCTGGGCGACGACTCGCTCATCGAGCTTTAA
- a CDS encoding sugar transferase has product MSSSSASFVDVRAGLGLRVRRTTLMKWSRLVLLVISDYLAFLSAWSLAGQWNALKIEPGYLNFKGVPIWLIAGFMVAVIALRGLYRGGSYWRSYRDLLIAISLSVLLLHLGWFVLTGLVLPIGRSVLVAAWFLSMILAGLGREIVKRIIFYLRRRHYFCIPTFIVALGDRQAQIERQLATVGYRVVGYAAPSADNLSSLLERVIASEAQEVAVSTIDYLPGLPAFYRGLRSAGITVRWVPDRGELLLRQIGTPRILGGLPTVEVSPPLISGMDFRLKRLVDILLAGTALLVLSPLFLAIALAIRLNSAGPVFFVQQRVGVRGRPFRIYKFRSMYVDAEQRKAELMAQNEVQGPLFKLRNDPRVTAVGAFLRRTSLDELPQLINVLIGEMSLVGPRPPVPAEVEQYEKWHYDRLLVLPGITGLWQISGRSDLKDFDDVVRLDLYYIQNWSLALDLEILFKTVGVVLRAQGAY; this is encoded by the coding sequence ATGTCTTCGAGCAGCGCTTCGTTTGTCGATGTGCGGGCCGGGCTTGGCCTGCGGGTGCGGCGCACTACCTTGATGAAGTGGTCGCGGCTGGTGTTGCTGGTGATCAGCGATTATCTGGCGTTTTTAAGTGCCTGGTCGCTGGCCGGACAGTGGAACGCTTTGAAGATCGAGCCGGGATACTTGAACTTCAAAGGGGTGCCAATCTGGCTTATCGCCGGCTTTATGGTGGCAGTGATTGCGTTGCGTGGTCTTTACCGGGGGGGCAGCTACTGGCGCAGCTACCGGGATCTGCTCATCGCCATCAGCCTGTCGGTGCTGCTGTTGCACCTGGGCTGGTTTGTCCTCACCGGCCTGGTGCTGCCGATTGGCCGCTCGGTGCTGGTGGCGGCCTGGTTTTTGAGCATGATCCTGGCGGGCCTCGGACGGGAGATCGTCAAGCGCATCATCTTCTATCTGCGGCGGCGGCACTACTTTTGCATTCCGACGTTTATCGTCGCCCTGGGCGATCGCCAGGCGCAGATCGAAAGGCAGCTGGCGACGGTGGGTTACCGGGTGGTGGGCTACGCCGCTCCGAGCGCTGACAATCTTTCCTCGCTGCTGGAGCGGGTGATCGCCAGTGAGGCCCAGGAGGTCGCCGTCTCGACGATCGATTATCTGCCTGGCTTGCCGGCTTTTTACCGGGGTCTGCGCTCCGCCGGGATCACCGTGCGCTGGGTGCCGGATCGAGGCGAGCTTTTGCTCAGGCAGATCGGCACCCCCCGCATCCTGGGCGGCCTGCCGACGGTCGAGGTCAGCCCGCCCCTCATCAGCGGCATGGACTTTCGTCTCAAGCGCCTGGTCGATATCTTGCTTGCGGGGACGGCGCTGCTGGTGCTCTCGCCCCTTTTTCTGGCGATCGCCCTGGCGATTCGCCTCAATTCAGCGGGGCCGGTCTTTTTTGTCCAGCAGCGGGTCGGCGTGCGGGGCCGCCCTTTTCGGATCTATAAATTTCGCAGCATGTACGTCGATGCAGAGCAGCGCAAGGCGGAGTTGATGGCCCAAAACGAGGTGCAGGGGCCGCTCTTCAAGTTGCGCAACGATCCGAGGGTGACGGCGGTGGGTGCTTTTTTGCGGCGCACCAGCCTCGACGAATTGCCCCAGCTCATCAACGTGTTGATAGGCGAGATGAGTCTGGTCGGGCCGCGTCCGCCGGTGCCCGCCGAGGTCGAACAGTACGAAAAGTGGCACTACGACAGGCTATTGGTTCTGCCGGGGATCACTGGACTGTGGCAGATTTCGGGCCGCTCGGATCTCAAGGACTTCGACGATGTGGTGCGCCTTGACCTTTATTACATCCAGAACTGGTCGCTGGCCCTCGATCTGGAGATTCTCTTCAAGACTGTCGGCGTCGTGCTGCGGGCACAGGGAGCGTACTGA
- the rfbB gene encoding dTDP-glucose 4,6-dehydratase, protein MRHLLVTGGAGFIGSNFVHHWLAAHPGDRVVVLDKLTYAGSRANLATVESDPRLRLVVGDICDAGRVGLLLEEERIDTIVHFAAESHVDRSIKSPEPFIETNVRGTFVLLEAARRYWEDEQTDCRFLHVSTDEVYGTLGPEDPPFSETTPYRPNSPYAASKAASDHLVRAYFHTYGLPVVTTNCSNNYGPYQFAEKLIPLMITNALEGRVLPVYGDGLQVRDWLYVADHCSGIEAVIERGQLGETYNIGTRNERRNIDTVRIICDILDSIYPERAGQFHQLITPVTDRPGHDRRYAIDPTRIETELGWRPRESFESGLRRTVEWYIDNRSWWHTHQALSFPSRQV, encoded by the coding sequence ATGAGGCATCTGTTGGTCACCGGCGGAGCCGGATTCATCGGCAGCAACTTCGTCCATCACTGGCTTGCTGCCCATCCGGGCGATCGGGTAGTGGTGCTCGACAAGCTCACCTACGCCGGCAGTCGCGCCAACCTGGCTACCGTCGAGAGCGATCCCCGACTGCGACTGGTCGTGGGCGACATCTGCGATGCCGGGCGGGTGGGGCTGTTGCTCGAAGAAGAACGAATCGACACGATCGTGCATTTTGCTGCCGAATCCCACGTCGATCGCTCGATTAAAAGTCCGGAACCGTTCATCGAGACGAACGTGCGCGGAACGTTCGTCCTGCTGGAGGCGGCGCGCCGCTACTGGGAAGACGAGCAGACCGACTGCCGCTTTTTGCACGTCTCGACCGACGAAGTCTACGGCACCCTCGGTCCGGAAGATCCCCCCTTTAGTGAGACGACGCCCTACCGGCCCAACAGTCCCTACGCCGCCAGCAAAGCAGCGAGCGATCACCTGGTGCGCGCCTACTTTCATACCTACGGCCTGCCGGTAGTGACCACCAACTGCTCCAACAACTACGGCCCGTACCAGTTTGCTGAAAAATTGATTCCGCTGATGATTACCAACGCCCTCGAAGGCCGGGTATTGCCTGTTTATGGCGACGGCCTGCAGGTGCGCGACTGGCTGTACGTCGCCGATCACTGCTCCGGCATCGAGGCGGTGATCGAGCGCGGTCAACTCGGCGAAACTTACAATATCGGCACGCGCAACGAGCGGCGCAACATCGATACGGTACGGATTATCTGTGACATTCTTGACAGCATTTATCCGGAGCGTGCCGGACAATTTCACCAACTGATCACCCCCGTCACCGACCGGCCCGGTCACGACCGCCGCTACGCCATCGATCCGACGCGCATCGAGACGGAACTGGGCTGGCGGCCCCGCGAGAGCTTCGAGAGCGGGCTGCGGCGTACCGTCGAGTGGTACATCGATAACCGCTCCTGGTGGCATACCCATCAGGCGCTTTCTTTCCCTTCTCGCCAGGTGTAA